The nucleotide window GCGCCGTGCTATCTCGAGCCGGCGGAAGTCGAGGCGATTCTCGCCCAACCCGATCGGAGCACTGTCGCGGGAATGCGCGACCATGCGTTGCTCTCGTTCCTGTACAACAGCGGCGCGCGGATCCAGGAAGCGCTTGATCTGTGCCCCGACGCGATCCGGTTCGATGCACCCCACTGCGCTCGCCTCAATGGCAAGGGGCGCAAGGAACGGATCTGTCCGCTCTGGCCGGAAACCGTGACGTTGATCGAAAAGTTACTGGAACGCCAACCGCGTGCGCCAGACGAGCGCATCTTCGTCAACCGATATGGCAAGCCGCTGGGCGCGTCGGGCGTGCGGTTCAAACTCGCCGCCTATGTTGACGAGGCAGCCAAGGCTGTGCCGTCGCTCCGGTCCAAGCATGTGACGCCGCACAGCTTCCGGCACGCAACCGCCGTCCACCTTGTAGCAGCCGGAGTGGACATTACCGTTATCCGCAGTTGGCTGGGGCATGTCAGCCTCGACACGACCAACCACTACGCACAGGCCAATCTCGAGACCAAGCGAAAGGCGCTGGAACAGGTGGGTGCGCCGGCGGCGAGCAACGTACCCCCTTCGTGGAAACGGGATGCCAGCCTGATGGAGTGGCTCGACACCCTGTGAAATAATGCGCAGGAAATGCCGTAATGTTCCGCAGTCTGGCGGGGCCTACGCCGCGTTCCTGCGCATTATCGCTTCCTCGCGATAAGCCGTGTTATGAGCAGCTGCGCATAAGATCGCCCAGGCGTCGGCATAGGCGTCGTAGATCGCGATCTGCTCGCGCGTCAGTTCATGCCGCAGGATGTCATATTCGACGCCGGCAAAGCTCAGCGCGCGGGCGGTGTAGAGGCCGAGCGCCTTCAGGTCGCGAGCGACGAGCTCCATCGCGGCGATGCCGCCCTTGCGGATTCCCGAGATGAACTGCTCGCGGTTGCTGAAGGCGGTTTCCGGCCCCCACAGACCCAGCCGCACGGCATAGGCGAGGTTATTGACGTCGGAGGCGCCGGTTGCCGAGGCGTAGAGGACGCGCGCGCCGGGCAGATGATTCTGGAGCAGCACGCCGGAGATGCCCTGCTGCGAGCCCTCCTTCTTGCCGAGCGCGCCTTCGCCGCCGGCGACGCCGCCCATCTCGTGCGCCTCGTCGAAGCCGATCACGCCTTCAAAGTCGTCGCCTGCCCAGTCGATGACCTGCTGGAGACGGCTATGATCGCCGCGTGCCGAACGAAGCGTCGGGTAGGTGACGAAGAGCACGCCCTGCTCCAGCGGTATCGCCTGGTCGATTTTCCAGTTGGAGAGAGGCTGGATGTCGGCCGCGAGACCGCCGAGAGCAGTCCAATCACGGCGCGCGTCTTCGAGCAGCGCCTCGTTCTTCGAAATCCAGATGTTCCGGCGGCGCCCGGCGAGCCAGCTGTCGAGGATGCACGCGGCAACCTGCCGCCCCTTCCCCGCCCCGGTGCCGTCGCCGAGGAAATAGCCCATGCGATAGGCGCGGCCATCCTGCGCTTCCTCGAGCCCGACACCTTCCTTGGCGGGCCTGAACTTCCCCGGCAGAAACTGGTCCCAAGCATGTCCCGCATAGACGACGGTTTCGAGCTGCGAGGCCGACAGCAGACGTTCGGAGACTGTGCGTTCGGGGAGCCGCGGCACATAGGCCGGGATCGGCGCCGCGATCGAGCCCATCGCGACGGATTCGACCAGGGCGGTCGGATGTTCGCCGGCCGCGTCGAAGGTGATCCGGCTCGGGCGATAGGGAAGATAGACGCCGACCTGGTCGAGCAGCGGCGCGGGCGTCTCGAGCGGCGCGTAGTCGACGGGCAGCACGTTGTTGCGGACCGGAACGTAATAGGGCCGCGGCTGCGCGCGATTGCTCTTCATGGCGCGGAACAGTGAGGGGCTGCTCGATCGCTTGGGAGCCGGTGCCGATGGCGCTGCGAGGGTCCCGCGCTCGTGAATCGTGAGCGCGCCGATGAGCTCGCGGATGGAGGTGCGCTGGATCGTCGCGGGAATGGTCGTGCCGGGGACCTTGTCGATCACGAACAGCCGGACCGCGATGCTGGTGCCATGCTTCAGATAGCATTTCTCGAGTCGCACCGAGGTCCGCACGCTGACATCGCGCAGCGTGGTCTCGAAGAGATCACGCATCCGCGCATTGGGACCGAACCAGTCGGGCATGATCGCAACCAGACGGCCGCCGCCGCGCAGCCGGCGAAGCGCTGCCTGGAGATGGCGGACGGCGGCGTGGGCGTCGGCGCCTAGCCCGACCGACCGCGAGAATGGCGGGTTCATGAGGATCAGACTGGGGCGCGTTGCCGCCGCCAGGCTGGAGTTGATCGTGGCGCCGTCGTGGCCGGTGACGGCCGCGTCCGGGAAAATGTCTGCAAGGCGGGCCCGGCGAGCCGATGCATATTCGTTGAGCTGGAGCGCGCCATAGTCCCGGCAATGCGCCACGAGGAGCCCGTTGCCGGCGCTCGGCTCGAGGATGACATCGTCTCTCTGGATGTTGGCGAGGAGAACCGCGACCGCGGCGAGATCGATGGGCGTCGAGAATTGCTGCCATTCGATCTGGTCCTCGCTGCGAACGGTCTGGGTAGGCAGCCGGTCAAGGAGATCGCAGGCGGCTCCGACATCATCGAGCGAGTGGAGGGGATAGGGGCCGAACTGGAGATGGTGCGCGAGCGCGTGTTCGAGGATCTCGAAGCTATCACGCTGGGTCCAGAAGCCATCGGCGTCCGTTCCCCCGAAACCCTCGATCATTGCCGCGTTGAGATCCGCGCGGGTGATCGGGTCGGTCGCACGCAGGCGATCGGCAAGAATGACGGCCGCGCGGCGTTCAGCCGCGGTGGCGGTATCGAAGAGATCGGACATGGTGGGGTCTCCGGACTGGCTGCCCCATCGGCAGCATCAATCCTCCGACCCCCCTCCCCTTCTCATTGCGCTGTGTTGGCCATGTTCTGGGGCAGGGGCCTTGGAAGCGGAACAGCCATAGTGTGAAGCGCCGGAATCTGTCCCAGCCCGTCAGGCCGGCATCTGCACCACGATCTTGCCCTTCGCGTGCCCGGATTCGAGATGCACGAATGCGTCCGCTATGTCGGCGAAGGGAAACACGCGGTCGATCACAGGCTCGAGCTTCTTCTCTTCGATGAGGCCGCCGAGTTCGGCAAGCTCAGGTCCGCTCGGATGCATGAACAGATATCGATAGGTGACGCCGTGCTTCTTTGCCTGCGCGCGGAGCCGATAGCTCACCGCCCAGAACAGCGCGGTGAGCAAAAAGCCCCCGCCGAGATCCTGTCTTGCTGTCTGCGGTTCGGGCATGCCGGCGATCGAAACGACCTTCCCGCCAGGCTTCACGACCTGGAACGACTTCATGAGGGTATCCCCGCCGATCAGGTCGAAGACACCGTCCATGTCGCGCACATGATCCTCGAAACGCTGTGACGTGTAGTCGATCACGACGTCGGCACCGAGGCGCTCGACCAGTGCCCTGCCCCGCTCTGAAGCCGTGGTCGTAACCTCGGCGCCGAGCCATCTGGCAATCTGGATGGCAAATGTGCCGACGCCTCCGGCACCGCCGGGGATGAACACGCGGCTCCCCGGCCTGAGCTGCAATTCGTCACGAAGGGCCTGAAGCGCAGTCAGGCCCGCAAGTGGCACGCCTGCGGCCACAGCGAAATCAAGCGTCGCGGGCATCCTGGCCAAAAGGCCTTCCGGCACGACGGTGTAGTCTGCGAACGCGCCCATGGATTCCTTGGGCATCCGCGCGAAGACGCGATCACCAGGAGCGAATTGTGTCCTGGCTGTCGGGGACGTCTCGACGACGCCGGCAAGTTCGTTCCCATCGTGATCGGCAAGGGATAGCGCTGGACGATTTTCAGCATGCCCTCACGCGTCTTGAAGTCGACGGGATTTAGGCCGGCCGCATGCACACGAACCAGGATTTCACCCGGCCCGGGTTCGGGACGCGGAATCTCGCGAACTACTGTCGCCTCGGGGCCCCCATAGCCTGTCAGCATAAAGGCCTTCATGGTCGTATCATGCCTGAGATCGGCCGGCGTTGATAGATTCCTCCTTCAAGAGGTTGGAGGGGTGACGGCCCCTCATGCTGCCATGCGTCTCTCGAGCACCCTTGCCCAATCCTTGATGCCGCGCGGCGGCGGCATTCGTTCAATCGTGAGGCCCGGGCGAGCGTAGAACTGCTCGGCCTGGTCGGCAGCGCGGGCGCCTTCCGCATCGTTATCCTGGGCGAGGATGAGGGTTTGAAGTTGCTCCGGCAGCCGGATCTGGTGAAGGCGCCTCGCTCCGAGACTTGCCCAGCATGGAAGCGCATTGAGAATGGTGAAGGCGCGCGCGGTCTCGAAGCCTTCGGCGAGTGCGAGGACGGCGGCGCCCCGCCCTCCTCCCTGCCACGCGCCCGCCGCCGGCCGACCGAGCATGAGCTTCATGCGATAGCGCGCCGTTGTCGGATCGAGGAATATTCGCTGCACGGCTGTCAGGCGCCGCCCTTCTCGCACCGCCACAAGAAGAGCCGGGTGGAAGCTTGTCCAGGGCTTTGGCCGGTACGGGCATCGCGGATGGAAACGGAGATCCTCGGTCATCGGCGCAAGGTAGCGCGACGCGAGATAGCGTTCCGCCAGCGTACCTTCGAGGGAAAGGGCGTCATCCCATAGCCGGTTTGCATTGCCGGACGAGACCGCCGAAACATCGGTGTAGCTGAAATGATTGCGGATCGGTACGCGCCGGAGTTCGCGCAGGATGTCTTCTCGATCGCACCCGGCGAAACAGGTCACCAGGATGCCGCGATTACCCTGGCGGATCGACAGGCTTGGGGTGCTGTCGGAATGCGACGGGCACAGGCACATCGCGGTTCTTCCATGCCAGGTGCCACCAAGTGCGCCAACGAGATCGATGAGTTGCTGGGAAGGTCGTTCGGCTGTGAGGGCCATGATCGGCTCCTTTCACAACCTCGTCCCCCCTCCCCTTCTCCTCGGCCGGCCTCTAGCGCATCATTTCGGATGCTATTGAAAAGCTAAGCCCAACGGACCGTGCAATGAGGCGTGTCACAAAATCTTTTGATGACAAAGAATAGCCCTGGCTGGTGCCGAGTCGGTGTGGATTTAGATCCTCCTCCCCTGTGCGCTGTGTCTGCGGAGAAACTTTGAGGCGATTCGCGTTGCTTTGGATTGGCGTCGGCCGGGCGTGCAAGTCTGACGATATTTGCGGATAAGTCCTTGAGCATGGCGTGCAGGTGGGCGACTCATCTTGATTTTCGGGAGGGTTTCTAGGTGAAATGATACTTCCCGAACGGTCCGGGACTCGGCGGCGACAAGGAGGCCTGTCCCTGAGTGCCGCAGATCCTGCCGCCCTATTTGACTAACTACCCTGTATTTGGCATAGCTGTCCGGGATTAGGGGCCATTATGCGGTAATTTTCACGAACCGTGGCCGGTTTGGGTTCAAGAAGGGGACATGCCCATGCTGTCGGGTCAGATTCTCGATGCGATGATAACCTCGTGCGAGAATGCCAAGACGGTCCTGCGGCAAGCGGCTATCGATCCATCCGATCGCAAAACGCTGAACATTTCAATGGGGGCAACCGTCGCCGCTGAATTGCTCGGGCGAACGCCGGAAGCGCTTTCCAAGGCGGAGGCGCGTGGCCGACTGCCCGCTCCCAAGACGGCAGCCAATGGACGCCGGTTTTACACAGTCGAGGACTTGATCGCGATCCGCGAGAAGCTGGGCATCAAGATGGGCAAATTGCCCTCGGAACGAGCCGTCGTGATCGCCGTGCAGAACTTCAAGGGCGGCGTCAGCAAATCGACGACGGGCAAGCATCTCGCAGATTATCTGGCGCTGCGGGGTTACCGAGTGCTCGTGGTCGATTGCGATCCCCAGGCCTCGATGAGTGTGATGTTCGACGTCAATCTCGAGGCATTGGTGGACGAGACGCATACGCTCTCGAACTTCCTCTCGCCGCGTATCGACGAAGCCGATTCGCTGCGAAAGACGATCCAGAAGACCGCCTGGCCCAATATCGATATCTGCCCGGCGAACCTGGGCCTGCAGGACACCGAATGGGAACTGACCGCAACCATCGAGGAAGGCCCGACCGCCATTGCCGGCGCGTTCAGGATGTTGAGGATCGGCCTGGAAGAAGTGCGGCACGATTATGATGTCGTGATCCTCGATCCTCCCCCGGCCATGGGCTTTTTGGGTGTGAACACGTTGACGGCTGCGGACGGCTTGCTGATCCCCGTGCCGGCCCGGCAGCTCGACTATCTTTCGACGATCCATTTCATGCAGACCTGTCGGGAAGCGATGGACCTCGTCTCGAAGTTCGATACTTCGATCGACTACGGGTTCATTCGTGTCGTCTGCACCATGTTCCAGCCCAACAGGACCAACGAAGCGCAGATGCTTCAGGTCATGGAGAAAACCTACGCCGGTCAGATGCTATCGACGCCGATCCTCCTGTCGGAAGAGATCAAGAATGCCGGTCTGTCGATGTCGTCGATCTACGAGATTAACAAGCCATACGGATCACACCAGACCTACACGCGGTGCCGCGACAACCTCAACATGGTGTTTCGCGAGATCGAAAAGGATATTTGCAAACAGTGGCCGTCGCGGATGGCGCAGGTCGGCACCGACAGACTGACGGAGGCGGCATGAGCAGCGCTGGGGGCAGGCGTCGCAGTCTACTGGCGAGCGCCATCGAGAGCATCGGGACGACCCCTGCCCCGACTTCCGTGCCAGAGGCGGTCGACGCCGAAGTGCTGGTCGATCGCGACAAGCCCGTCGACGAGCCGTCCACACCCTCTTTTTTGGAGCGGCGCGGTATTGCGTTCGACGAGATTGCACGCACCGTCAAACGCCCGACGATCCGTCTGAAGCCCTCGGAATGCTCTATCTGGCCGGGGAACGCTCGCGATCATGCAGCTCTGAGCTACGAACGCTGTGCGTCGCTCATCGACTCCATCCGGGAGGAAGGATCCAACCGCGAGCCGGTTGTTGTGCGGCGGACGCCGAACGCCGACAATCCCTATGAGTTGATCGTCGGCACCCGCCGCCATTTCTCGGTTTCATGGCTACATGCCAACAACCATAGCGAAATCGAGCTCGTTGCTCGTATCGAGACGCTTGACGATGAGGCCGCATTCCGGCTCGCAGATCTTGAAAACCGCGAGCGCGAGGACGTCACTGATCTCGAACGGGCGCGCAATTACAGGCACGCCGTAGATGCCTATTACAACGGCGTGCGCACGCAGATGGCCGATCGCTTGGCGATCCCCAAGCAGAAC belongs to Novosphingobium pentaromativorans US6-1 and includes:
- a CDS encoding DUF7146 domain-containing protein, with protein sequence MALTAERPSQQLIDLVGALGGTWHGRTAMCLCPSHSDSTPSLSIRQGNRGILVTCFAGCDREDILRELRRVPIRNHFSYTDVSAVSSGNANRLWDDALSLEGTLAERYLASRYLAPMTEDLRFHPRCPYRPKPWTSFHPALLVAVREGRRLTAVQRIFLDPTTARYRMKLMLGRPAAGAWQGGGRGAAVLALAEGFETARAFTILNALPCWASLGARRLHQIRLPEQLQTLILAQDNDAEGARAADQAEQFYARPGLTIERMPPPRGIKDWARVLERRMAA
- a CDS encoding ParB/RepB/Spo0J family partition protein is translated as MSSAGGRRRSLLASAIESIGTTPAPTSVPEAVDAEVLVDRDKPVDEPSTPSFLERRGIAFDEIARTVKRPTIRLKPSECSIWPGNARDHAALSYERCASLIDSIREEGSNREPVVVRRTPNADNPYELIVGTRRHFSVSWLHANNHSEIELVARIETLDDEAAFRLADLENREREDVTDLERARNYRHAVDAYYNGVRTQMADRLAIPKQNLHNLLQLAELPDEVVAAFAEPGDVKVRHGMRLSPLLKNEQYRDAIIAAAVALRAEQQALKDAGSDKIEGIKVCERLAAAAATPAVSKMPPPRAKPALTAASGKEIGQILADTRAKGITININPKGAASVEEILEALRPAIESAKFSRN
- a CDS encoding tyrosine-type recombinase/integrase, coding for MTRSDPFPSLLRAFFQEWLVEQRSASVHTIRSYRDTWRLLLRFIAERKGGGVARVALADISADEVRAFLHHTEHGRGSTIGTRNCRLAAIRSFFSFVADRNPEYVAQCAEVLTVPLKREPTSAPCYLEPAEVEAILAQPDRSTVAGMRDHALLSFLYNSGARIQEALDLCPDAIRFDAPHCARLNGKGRKERICPLWPETVTLIEKLLERQPRAPDERIFVNRYGKPLGASGVRFKLAAYVDEAAKAVPSLRSKHVTPHSFRHATAVHLVAAGVDITVIRSWLGHVSLDTTNHYAQANLETKRKALEQVGAPAASNVPPSWKRDASLMEWLDTL
- a CDS encoding strawberry notch-like NTP hydrolase domain-containing protein is translated as MSDLFDTATAAERRAAVILADRLRATDPITRADLNAAMIEGFGGTDADGFWTQRDSFEILEHALAHHLQFGPYPLHSLDDVGAACDLLDRLPTQTVRSEDQIEWQQFSTPIDLAAVAVLLANIQRDDVILEPSAGNGLLVAHCRDYGALQLNEYASARRARLADIFPDAAVTGHDGATINSSLAAATRPSLILMNPPFSRSVGLGADAHAAVRHLQAALRRLRGGGRLVAIMPDWFGPNARMRDLFETTLRDVSVRTSVRLEKCYLKHGTSIAVRLFVIDKVPGTTIPATIQRTSIRELIGALTIHERGTLAAPSAPAPKRSSSPSLFRAMKSNRAQPRPYYVPVRNNVLPVDYAPLETPAPLLDQVGVYLPYRPSRITFDAAGEHPTALVESVAMGSIAAPIPAYVPRLPERTVSERLLSASQLETVVYAGHAWDQFLPGKFRPAKEGVGLEEAQDGRAYRMGYFLGDGTGAGKGRQVAACILDSWLAGRRRNIWISKNEALLEDARRDWTALGGLAADIQPLSNWKIDQAIPLEQGVLFVTYPTLRSARGDHSRLQQVIDWAGDDFEGVIGFDEAHEMGGVAGGEGALGKKEGSQQGISGVLLQNHLPGARVLYASATGASDVNNLAYAVRLGLWGPETAFSNREQFISGIRKGGIAAMELVARDLKALGLYTARALSFAGVEYDILRHELTREQIAIYDAYADAWAILCAAAHNTAYREEAIMRRNAA
- a CDS encoding AAA family ATPase encodes the protein MLSGQILDAMITSCENAKTVLRQAAIDPSDRKTLNISMGATVAAELLGRTPEALSKAEARGRLPAPKTAANGRRFYTVEDLIAIREKLGIKMGKLPSERAVVIAVQNFKGGVSKSTTGKHLADYLALRGYRVLVVDCDPQASMSVMFDVNLEALVDETHTLSNFLSPRIDEADSLRKTIQKTAWPNIDICPANLGLQDTEWELTATIEEGPTAIAGAFRMLRIGLEEVRHDYDVVILDPPPAMGFLGVNTLTAADGLLIPVPARQLDYLSTIHFMQTCREAMDLVSKFDTSIDYGFIRVVCTMFQPNRTNEAQMLQVMEKTYAGQMLSTPILLSEEIKNAGLSMSSIYEINKPYGSHQTYTRCRDNLNMVFREIEKDICKQWPSRMAQVGTDRLTEAA